A genomic stretch from Desulfohalobium retbaense DSM 5692 includes:
- a CDS encoding TspO/MBR family protein, which yields MGKSSLPHQALGLGFWLGVTGLAAAVAGAGSVSAPALYARLALPAWAPPGWVFGPVWTVLYALMGISAWVVWRARGFSGARFALLLYILQLAVNVLWSWLFFHWQFGFLALTDILLLLGLLLATLTAFWRIHPLAGWLLSPYLLWVGFAAALNLAIWQLNPEILG from the coding sequence ATGGGCAAATCGTCGCTTCCACATCAAGCACTTGGCCTGGGTTTCTGGCTGGGCGTCACCGGTCTGGCCGCAGCAGTGGCTGGAGCCGGATCCGTCAGCGCCCCGGCCTTGTATGCTCGGCTGGCCCTCCCTGCTTGGGCGCCGCCGGGCTGGGTCTTCGGGCCTGTCTGGACTGTGTTGTATGCCCTGATGGGCATCTCTGCCTGGGTGGTCTGGAGAGCTCGCGGTTTTTCCGGAGCCCGTTTCGCTTTGCTACTCTATATCCTGCAACTGGCCGTGAATGTGCTCTGGAGTTGGCTGTTCTTTCATTGGCAGTTCGGTTTCCTGGCTCTGACCGATATTTTGCTCCTGCTGGGACTTCTTCTTGCGACCCTGACCGCTTTTTGGCGCATTCACCCCCTGGCCGGTTGGCTTCTGTCCCCCTATCTGCTCTGGGTGGGCTTTGCAGCAGCCCTCAATCTTGCCATCTGGCAGCTCAACCCCGAAATTCTGGGCTGA
- a CDS encoding GGDEF domain-containing protein: MSVSDLIARYPDLMARCLNLSGTTILITIDEEYKITFCTDSLVQQLHLLHKPTGTHLGSVLCPLEEAEFFLTISNSSKKFLPQLFRLCESNDLYRCYTFPIDTGYLVWGDKMGSTENEILESMSHLNNELSDMSRQLSKANRELNKKNQELEWANEKITRISRMDYLTGLSNRSYFQERLKEIFALTKRHGLEFTILLADLDHFKRINDTYGHDMGDKVLQAFGTLLANECRTEDLPARYGGEEFILVFPKTHASGVITFYERIRRELIHSDLLPDPDFVTFSAGITEYEEGGTEISLLKKADDALYEAKKNGRDRYVISS; this comes from the coding sequence ATGTCCGTGAGTGACCTTATTGCACGTTATCCCGATCTCATGGCCCGATGCCTCAATCTTTCCGGAACGACCATCCTCATTACAATAGATGAAGAATACAAGATCACCTTCTGTACAGACTCTCTTGTTCAGCAGCTGCATCTTCTCCACAAGCCCACGGGAACACATCTTGGATCTGTCTTGTGTCCCCTGGAAGAGGCAGAATTTTTTCTCACCATCTCTAACTCGTCGAAAAAGTTTCTTCCCCAGCTATTCAGGCTCTGCGAATCGAACGACCTCTACCGTTGCTACACATTCCCGATTGATACGGGCTACCTTGTCTGGGGCGACAAGATGGGAAGCACGGAAAATGAAATTCTGGAGAGCATGTCCCACCTGAACAACGAACTTTCAGACATGAGCCGGCAGCTCAGCAAGGCCAACCGGGAGCTCAACAAGAAAAACCAAGAGCTGGAGTGGGCCAACGAGAAGATCACCCGAATTTCGCGAATGGATTACCTTACTGGCTTGTCCAACAGAAGCTATTTCCAGGAACGCTTGAAAGAGATATTCGCTTTAACCAAACGGCACGGGCTAGAATTTACCATCCTTCTTGCCGACCTGGATCACTTCAAGCGAATCAACGACACCTACGGCCACGACATGGGGGACAAAGTGCTACAAGCCTTCGGAACCCTCCTTGCCAATGAATGCCGCACAGAAGATCTGCCTGCCAGATACGGAGGGGAGGAGTTTATACTTGTGTTTCCCAAGACACATGCGTCCGGGGTTATAACTTTTTATGAACGTATTCGGAGAGAACTCATCCATAGCGACCTCCTTCCCGACCCGGACTTTGTCACTTTCAGCGCCGGAATAACCGAATATGAGGAAGGGGGCACCGAAATTTCGCTACTTAAGAAAGCGGACGACGCATTATATGAGGCAAAGAAGAACGGACGGGACCGTTACGTCATATCTTCGTGA
- a CDS encoding cobalamin B12-binding domain-containing protein — MSETSAHAYHEHLSFLLDRVNKKMVSRQDLEDLIGQNPMNIMFDNHRNHAVFMDNVFQLGLFSLLVNIVPWVYRAYCNHGFSANYFPVHLRAWKETLEETFSPETSEPLLRVYDWMLSHHEDFFALSEAPASTNAASSAPESEDKDRLLQALIDGDRRTVLRIGHENAETPKDLKSFYHNLLQPVMYRIGELWEQGEISVSREHLASALANTAVSSQYVRVMSDVEPWKGKILVSAASNEFHVLGAQIIANCLEAEGWEVDYLGANTPSEDLVGYIRDQRPDVVALSVTMPFNLIQCKDIVEHVKKEFQESRPKILLGGLAFATHSELVQRIGGDGYAEDCTQAIELVEQWSGAPYVRE, encoded by the coding sequence GTGTCCGAGACTAGTGCTCACGCCTATCATGAGCACTTGAGCTTTCTCCTGGACCGGGTGAACAAAAAGATGGTCTCCCGGCAAGATCTCGAGGATTTGATCGGCCAAAACCCCATGAACATAATGTTTGACAATCACCGCAATCACGCGGTGTTCATGGACAATGTCTTTCAATTGGGCTTGTTTTCTCTCCTGGTCAACATTGTCCCCTGGGTCTATCGGGCCTACTGCAACCACGGATTTTCCGCGAACTATTTCCCGGTCCATCTCAGGGCCTGGAAAGAAACGCTGGAGGAAACCTTCAGTCCTGAGACCTCGGAGCCCCTATTGCGGGTATACGACTGGATGCTTTCCCATCACGAAGATTTTTTTGCGCTGTCCGAGGCGCCGGCTTCTACAAATGCCGCCTCATCTGCTCCAGAGAGTGAGGACAAGGATCGGTTGCTGCAAGCTCTTATTGACGGAGACCGTAGGACCGTTTTGCGAATAGGTCATGAAAACGCGGAAACACCGAAGGATCTAAAGTCCTTTTATCACAATCTCTTGCAGCCGGTTATGTATCGGATCGGTGAATTGTGGGAGCAAGGTGAGATTTCCGTTTCCCGAGAACATCTGGCCTCTGCTCTGGCCAATACGGCAGTGTCCAGCCAGTATGTCCGGGTCATGTCCGATGTTGAACCGTGGAAGGGAAAGATCCTTGTCTCGGCAGCCTCAAATGAGTTCCATGTCCTTGGGGCCCAGATAATTGCCAATTGCCTAGAGGCCGAAGGATGGGAAGTGGACTATCTCGGGGCGAATACCCCTTCAGAAGATCTTGTGGGCTATATCCGGGATCAACGTCCGGATGTAGTGGCCCTATCTGTGACCATGCCCTTTAACCTTATCCAGTGCAAGGATATCGTCGAGCACGTCAAGAAGGAGTTTCAGGAGTCCCGGCCCAAGATCCTGCTCGGAGGTCTTGCCTTTGCGACTCATTCGGAACTCGTCCAGCGGATCGGCGGAGACGGATACGCCGAGGATTGCACTCAGGCAATCGAGCTTGTTGAACAATGGAGCGGAGCCCCATATGTCCGTGAGTGA
- a CDS encoding EAL domain-containing protein, which yields MDGLPGNNNSVTLVQTIIIMVHNLGKEVLAEGIEREEQRQKLLELGCDYGHGFCGAVRCQWKIVH from the coding sequence GTGGACGGCCTGCCGGGAAACAATAATTCCGTTACCCTGGTGCAGACGATCATCATCATGGTACACAATCTGGGCAAGGAGGTCCTGGCCGAAGGTATAGAGCGTGAAGAGCAGAGGCAAAAACTCCTTGAGCTTGGCTGCGATTATGGCCACGGTTTTTGTGGAGCCGTCCGATGCCAGTGGAAAATAGTACATTAA
- a CDS encoding DUF3830 family protein, with translation MAERQLATGRSYFTPVIQTLSKTIENPREIMNIEIDGHIFRADFEDQKSPETCKAFRKAMPFVGNIVHVRWSGEGVWIPLGSMDFSLGYEDATSYPSPGQILLYPKGKSETEILIAYGCVHFASKAGVLAGNHFATITNQLEKLREIGISTLWEGTKSIKFVA, from the coding sequence ATGGCCGAACGACAACTTGCAACGGGACGCTCATACTTCACGCCAGTGATCCAGACGTTAAGCAAAACCATCGAAAACCCAAGGGAAATCATGAATATTGAAATCGACGGGCATATATTTCGGGCTGATTTTGAAGATCAGAAGTCACCAGAAACATGCAAAGCATTTCGTAAAGCTATGCCATTTGTGGGGAACATTGTCCACGTTCGCTGGAGTGGTGAGGGAGTATGGATCCCATTGGGAAGCATGGATTTTTCGTTAGGGTACGAAGATGCTACTTCCTACCCATCACCCGGACAAATATTGCTGTACCCAAAAGGAAAAAGTGAAACTGAAATATTAATCGCTTATGGATGCGTACATTTTGCATCCAAGGCTGGCGTTTTGGCAGGCAATCATTTTGCCACAATTACGAATCAACTTGAAAAGCTTAGAGAGATTGGCATCTCCACGCTTTGGGAAGGGACAAAGAGTATAAAGTTCGTTGCATAA
- a CDS encoding abortive infection family protein, whose amino-acid sequence MRDVYVVAGIGAFRTHASSAHGEGRKIYNLKPRHARFTIHAAHAIALFVLENWNERKCC is encoded by the coding sequence ATTCGGGATGTTTATGTTGTAGCTGGAATTGGTGCATTTAGAACACATGCCAGCTCCGCTCATGGAGAAGGGCGTAAAATCTATAATTTAAAACCGCGACATGCGCGTTTTACCATCCATGCTGCACATGCAATAGCGCTATTTGTATTAGAAAATTGGAATGAGCGAAAATGTTGTTAG
- a CDS encoding helicase-related protein produces the protein MIEKPDCQTILNGLKPFQRDTVEYVFDRLYLNPGSRRFLIADEVGLGKTLVARGVIAKAIEHLWGEIDRIDVVYICSNADIARQNINRLNITGRKDFAHAKRITLLPRYLHSLDSKLNFVSFTPGTSFQLRSSLGIWEERVLLYWLLRSAWDVDLRGLDLLMQGWVENRDFWLNQLRRFHREQCFDHSLASDFCQALERVDRQQAGRIQSGLKERFKRICVEYSSIGNPKQVPQDISRERNQLVGQIRAVLARTCIKALEPDLVILDEFQRFKDLLDGESEASRLARELFEYEDDTTQVRTMLLSATPYKMYTLYQEDEDHHQDFLRTVEFLEDDSARTAELRRLLKDYRRCLYQDVQGNSEDLFRLKEDIESRLRQVMVRTERETGQGGHGSMLSECCLEVMPQDGEIMDYLAGQKLSDLLGAGDFLEYWKASPYLLCFMDGYKLKEQIKSAIRNGQSGQIAGLLTNSPWLSLPWKDIEQFRQLDPRNAKLRQLKKETLEQGLWRLLWLPPTLPYYRPEGIYAEHKDHNLTKRMIFSTWTVVPKTISAFLSYEADRLAFSSFETQPKNTPAARGEYRRLLDFRRQDGVPAGMPVLAMLYPSPTLARVGDPLPVLQQAVANGLESPNLSDLLSRLTAKFERLLQNLNLPHDNTGQPDTAWYWIVPILLDLQEDGERTRDWFGQKKLDRIWMGENDEEHSSEQASGWHEHVHKAQELVFEGFGDLGRPPRDLAQILALLALASPAVCSLRAFGRIRSTNKEVLSLETRNQGGRTAWAFRRLFNQTKNQALLRGLDDSRPYWKNVLEYCAEGGLQSVLDEYVHILNEYLGVTGNEYPEAVSEIGQAMRRALSLKTARVEADDIQFGGNGDITIKRKNMRSHFALRFGQQTSEDGTSAARENQVREAFNSPFWPFVLATTSVGQEGLDFHPYCHSITHWNLPSNPVDLEQREGRILRYKGHAVRKNVAIAYISSLASGSGRDPWQTLFEAGDQEHRVASRGLVPFWVFFTENGATIQRCLASLPLSREQHFYQALKQSLAVYRMVFGQARQEDLIEYLLQHLPADRVDALARKLQMDLSPPRYHGGKKVW, from the coding sequence ATGATTGAAAAGCCGGACTGCCAGACCATCCTTAACGGATTGAAGCCCTTTCAGCGGGACACGGTGGAGTATGTCTTCGATCGACTCTACCTGAATCCCGGAAGCCGTCGGTTTCTAATCGCTGACGAGGTCGGCCTGGGCAAGACACTAGTGGCCAGAGGAGTTATTGCCAAAGCCATTGAGCATCTCTGGGGGGAAATTGACCGCATCGATGTTGTCTATATCTGTTCCAACGCAGACATCGCCCGACAGAACATCAACCGCCTGAACATCACCGGGCGCAAAGACTTCGCCCACGCCAAGCGCATCACTTTGCTGCCCAGGTACCTACACAGCTTGGATTCCAAGCTCAACTTCGTCTCCTTTACTCCGGGAACCTCCTTCCAACTTCGGTCCAGCCTGGGCATTTGGGAAGAGCGTGTGCTCTTGTACTGGCTGCTCCGCTCAGCCTGGGACGTCGATCTCCGGGGCCTGGATCTCCTGATGCAGGGCTGGGTGGAGAACCGGGACTTCTGGCTGAACCAACTCCGCAGATTCCATAGGGAGCAGTGCTTCGATCACAGCCTGGCTTCGGATTTTTGCCAGGCCCTGGAACGCGTGGACCGACAACAAGCGGGTCGAATCCAATCCGGCCTGAAAGAGCGCTTCAAACGTATCTGCGTTGAATATTCTTCCATTGGCAATCCCAAGCAGGTTCCCCAGGACATCTCCCGGGAGCGGAACCAGCTTGTCGGCCAAATCCGGGCCGTGCTGGCCAGAACCTGCATCAAGGCCTTGGAACCTGACCTGGTCATCCTGGACGAGTTCCAGCGCTTCAAGGACCTTTTGGACGGGGAATCCGAGGCCAGCCGTTTGGCCCGGGAGCTCTTCGAGTACGAAGACGATACCACCCAAGTCAGGACTATGCTCCTCTCGGCCACACCTTATAAGATGTACACCTTGTATCAGGAGGATGAAGACCACCATCAGGATTTCCTACGCACCGTCGAGTTCCTTGAAGATGACTCCGCACGGACCGCCGAGCTGCGCCGTTTGCTCAAGGATTATCGCCGCTGTCTGTATCAGGATGTCCAGGGCAATTCCGAAGATCTTTTCCGTTTGAAAGAGGACATCGAGTCCAGACTCAGACAGGTCATGGTCCGCACCGAACGCGAGACCGGTCAGGGCGGTCACGGCTCCATGCTTAGCGAGTGTTGTCTGGAAGTCATGCCGCAGGACGGCGAGATTATGGACTACCTGGCTGGCCAGAAGCTTTCCGACCTCCTCGGCGCGGGCGACTTTCTGGAATACTGGAAGGCTTCGCCCTATCTTCTTTGCTTCATGGACGGCTACAAGCTCAAGGAGCAAATCAAGTCAGCAATCAGGAACGGGCAGTCCGGTCAAATCGCCGGGCTGCTTACAAACAGCCCCTGGTTGAGCCTTCCTTGGAAAGACATCGAACAGTTCAGACAGCTCGATCCGCGGAACGCCAAATTAAGGCAGCTCAAGAAGGAGACCCTGGAGCAGGGCCTGTGGAGACTGCTCTGGCTGCCCCCGACGCTGCCCTATTACCGTCCCGAAGGGATCTATGCCGAGCACAAGGACCACAATCTGACCAAGCGAATGATTTTCTCTACTTGGACGGTGGTGCCTAAGACCATTTCAGCCTTCCTAAGCTACGAGGCCGACCGGCTGGCCTTCTCCTCCTTTGAGACTCAGCCCAAGAACACTCCAGCAGCGAGGGGCGAGTATCGCCGCCTTCTCGACTTTCGCAGGCAAGACGGCGTTCCTGCCGGCATGCCTGTCCTGGCTATGCTCTATCCTAGCCCAACCCTGGCCCGAGTGGGAGACCCCTTGCCCGTGTTGCAGCAGGCCGTGGCCAATGGGCTTGAGTCACCGAACCTTTCGGATCTCTTGTCTCGGCTCACAGCCAAATTCGAGCGGTTGCTCCAGAACCTGAACCTGCCCCATGATAATACCGGTCAGCCAGACACGGCTTGGTACTGGATCGTGCCGATCCTGTTGGATCTCCAGGAGGATGGTGAGAGAACTCGGGATTGGTTTGGCCAAAAAAAGCTGGACCGAATCTGGATGGGCGAAAACGATGAAGAGCATAGCTCTGAGCAGGCTTCTGGCTGGCATGAGCATGTCCACAAGGCTCAAGAACTGGTCTTCGAAGGCTTTGGCGACCTCGGCCGGCCGCCCAGGGACCTTGCCCAGATCCTGGCCCTGCTGGCCCTGGCCAGCCCAGCGGTTTGCAGCCTGCGCGCATTCGGGCGAATCCGGTCCACAAATAAGGAGGTTCTATCTCTGGAAACTCGCAACCAGGGGGGGCGGACAGCCTGGGCCTTCCGGCGGTTATTCAACCAGACCAAGAACCAGGCCCTCCTCCGGGGCCTGGACGACAGCAGGCCCTACTGGAAGAACGTCCTGGAATACTGCGCCGAAGGCGGCCTTCAGTCCGTCCTGGACGAATATGTGCACATCCTGAACGAGTATTTGGGTGTTACAGGAAATGAATATCCCGAGGCGGTTTCGGAAATCGGTCAGGCCATGCGCCGGGCTTTGTCCTTAAAGACGGCCCGGGTCGAAGCGGACGATATTCAGTTTGGCGGCAACGGCGATATTACGATCAAACGCAAAAACATGCGCAGCCATTTTGCTCTGCGCTTCGGGCAGCAGACTTCAGAGGATGGGACTTCGGCCGCTAGAGAGAACCAGGTCCGCGAGGCCTTCAACTCGCCTTTCTGGCCCTTTGTCCTGGCCACGACCTCGGTGGGGCAAGAAGGTCTCGACTTCCATCCGTACTGCCACTCGATCACCCATTGGAACCTGCCGTCCAATCCGGTGGACCTGGAGCAGCGAGAGGGGCGCATTCTTCGATATAAGGGGCATGCGGTCCGCAAGAACGTGGCTATAGCCTATATTTCCTCTCTGGCTAGCGGGTCTGGCCGAGATCCCTGGCAAACTCTCTTCGAAGCCGGGGATCAGGAGCATCGCGTAGCAAGCCGGGGGCTGGTGCCTTTTTGGGTCTTTTTCACGGAAAACGGGGCGACAATCCAGCGTTGCCTGGCTTCTTTGCCACTGTCCCGGGAGCAGCATTTCTATCAGGCCCTGAAGCAGTCCCTGGCTGTTTACCGCATGGTCTTCGGCCAGGCTCGGCAGGAGGATCTGATTGAATATCTACTGCAGCACCTGCCGGCAGACAGAGTCGACGCCCTGGCCAGGAAGTTGCAAATGGACTTGTCTCCTCCGAGATATCATGGTGGTAAAAAAGTCTGGTAA
- a CDS encoding phospholipase D family protein, which produces MLKPGNRTLLLESLRPPPGFELDRCLGTTYSLDLQALLTTPLAFTIFEREDSQGRPNSDPMAMLESLRRFAGRMHIFCQSGRIQVPKPQERLFSYLEESVIQVNPQGGGVFHPKLWLLRYISPANTVFYRLLCLSRNLTFDRSWDTVLCLDGQKTEGDRQENSPLANFLNDLPSLAVYSLSKTALDSIALISRELANINFEPPNGFEQLAFHPLGTPRAVPFAFPQTGEQFLIVSPFLTQQTMAELPAKYSSSLLLTRLESVQGMPAESLRDFDKVFILPEEASPIADDQEADHAGAPELLSGLHAKLFVLDEKGQSRLWTGSANATEAAFHSNIEFLVELRGPREQVGIEGILGRASEKDSLWGMLQEFTPSDTSQDETDAEQRRLENEIDQVICLLGRTAFRAQVSELENEACNLSLAPAENVEDIPDDLQVQCWPITIPENRKQIESDRNLSFNFSVSQQAMTAFFAFAVTGQRNGCSAQARCVIKAELLGAPADRYEHLLQSLLHNQSQVLRLLLLLLSDKDSLDSMNMGGLHYGKSKRQAGDPGNVPLFESMLRSLHRDPGRLDRIDRLVKDLCRTDEGRKLLPDGFLAIWEAVWQARQGVLK; this is translated from the coding sequence ATGCTTAAGCCGGGCAATCGGACGCTACTCCTGGAATCGCTTCGCCCGCCGCCTGGGTTTGAACTGGACCGCTGCCTGGGAACGACCTACTCCCTGGATCTGCAAGCCCTCTTAACAACGCCGTTGGCCTTCACCATCTTCGAACGTGAGGACTCGCAGGGCAGACCGAACAGTGATCCTATGGCCATGCTCGAATCATTGCGGCGTTTCGCCGGTCGGATGCACATCTTCTGCCAGAGCGGCCGGATACAGGTCCCCAAACCCCAGGAACGGCTCTTCTCGTACCTGGAGGAGTCGGTCATCCAGGTCAATCCTCAGGGCGGCGGCGTCTTCCATCCCAAGCTCTGGCTGCTCAGGTACATCTCTCCAGCAAACACCGTTTTCTATCGCCTCCTGTGCCTGAGCCGGAACCTGACCTTTGACAGGTCCTGGGATACCGTTCTCTGCCTGGACGGCCAGAAAACTGAAGGCGATCGGCAAGAGAACAGTCCACTAGCGAACTTCTTGAATGATTTGCCTTCTCTGGCGGTTTATTCCCTCTCAAAGACTGCCTTGGATTCGATCGCCCTCATCAGCCGGGAACTTGCCAATATCAACTTCGAGCCGCCAAACGGGTTCGAGCAACTGGCCTTTCATCCCTTGGGAACGCCCCGGGCCGTCCCCTTTGCCTTTCCCCAGACCGGGGAGCAATTCCTGATCGTTTCACCTTTCCTGACCCAGCAGACCATGGCTGAATTGCCCGCTAAGTATTCCAGCAGCCTTCTGCTGACCAGGCTGGAATCGGTGCAAGGTATGCCTGCCGAGAGTCTCCGCGATTTTGACAAGGTCTTCATTCTTCCTGAGGAGGCGAGCCCGATAGCAGACGATCAGGAAGCGGATCATGCGGGGGCGCCGGAGTTGCTTTCCGGCTTGCATGCCAAACTCTTTGTCCTGGATGAAAAGGGGCAGAGCAGGCTCTGGACTGGTTCGGCCAATGCCACCGAGGCCGCTTTCCATTCCAATATCGAGTTTTTGGTCGAGCTACGCGGTCCGCGAGAGCAGGTGGGTATCGAGGGCATCCTCGGCCGGGCAAGTGAGAAGGATTCCCTTTGGGGGATGCTTCAAGAGTTCACACCTTCAGATACGTCTCAAGACGAAACCGACGCTGAACAGCGTCGGCTTGAGAACGAGATCGATCAGGTCATCTGCCTCCTCGGTCGGACCGCATTCCGGGCTCAAGTCTCTGAATTGGAAAACGAGGCCTGCAATCTTTCCCTTGCCCCAGCCGAAAACGTCGAGGACATTCCCGACGATCTCCAGGTCCAATGCTGGCCGATCACAATTCCGGAAAATCGCAAACAGATAGAGTCTGATCGGAATCTCAGTTTCAATTTTTCCGTCAGCCAGCAGGCCATGACCGCCTTTTTCGCCTTTGCCGTTACCGGCCAAAGAAATGGCTGCAGCGCTCAGGCCCGCTGCGTGATCAAAGCCGAGCTTCTCGGCGCGCCAGCCGACCGGTACGAACATTTACTGCAGTCGCTCCTGCACAACCAATCCCAGGTCTTGCGTCTCCTGCTCCTGCTGCTCAGCGACAAGGATAGTTTAGACAGTATGAACATGGGGGGCTTGCACTACGGCAAGTCGAAAAGACAAGCCGGCGACCCCGGCAACGTGCCCCTCTTTGAATCCATGCTCCGGTCCCTGCACCGGGACCCGGGTAGGCTTGATCGCATCGACAGGTTGGTCAAGGATCTCTGCCGGACCGATGAGGGCCGCAAGCTCCTTCCGGATGGTTTCTTGGCCATCTGGGAGGCAGTCTGGCAAGCTAGGCAAGGAGTCCTGAAATGA
- a CDS encoding DUF6361 family protein: MASTFAWLDYCESERRKALDVIQAFGDQGTLDELGIGTTRDALSDLLFPGTSTIQTRAKYHLFIPWMYQELERECARGRLASQYAIEQEGRSKEVALIQALASSSDPVGTIGVEAKAKLRRLPSSVYWNGLGHWGIRLFSGTQDQYHESLALASEKCCNHAAANESEPFPSAWHPGLPPRPDDFPRQAEFALSFQQAEYLQDRVMARNPGTFLAFLVERGHPSTSIDFPWNHPQYAEVPLHLQDQLRHSRNFSEIIHGAALLYNLMLAEKLPSEKLQDDYRDGLSQWAAMIDGRRDELATWDLEALWSMAEADDPRVPEHSKRFIRDWRHLVMDKDDPAKIIENQQARVLLSNRERSLKKNLARLHNPRALELWSGKSGTDRLDFRWKVVQQLMEDIRRPLMGGEGYA, from the coding sequence ATGGCTTCCACATTCGCCTGGCTTGATTACTGTGAATCGGAGCGACGGAAGGCCCTGGATGTCATCCAGGCCTTCGGTGACCAGGGCACATTGGATGAGCTGGGGATTGGCACCACCCGTGATGCTCTGTCCGACCTCCTTTTCCCCGGCACCTCGACCATCCAGACCCGTGCCAAGTACCACCTGTTCATTCCCTGGATGTATCAAGAGCTGGAACGTGAGTGCGCCCGTGGGCGGCTCGCTTCTCAATATGCCATTGAGCAGGAAGGCCGGTCCAAGGAAGTTGCCCTGATCCAGGCCCTGGCCAGCTCCAGCGACCCTGTCGGGACCATCGGAGTTGAAGCCAAAGCAAAGCTGCGTAGACTCCCCAGTTCGGTCTACTGGAATGGTCTTGGCCACTGGGGCATCCGACTCTTTTCTGGGACGCAGGACCAATATCACGAAAGCCTGGCTCTCGCTTCGGAAAAGTGCTGCAACCATGCTGCTGCAAACGAATCAGAGCCTTTTCCATCCGCTTGGCATCCTGGACTGCCGCCCCGGCCAGACGACTTCCCCCGCCAGGCCGAGTTTGCCCTAAGCTTCCAGCAAGCCGAGTACTTGCAGGACCGGGTCATGGCCCGCAATCCGGGAACGTTTTTGGCCTTCCTTGTCGAACGCGGCCACCCGTCAACCTCGATCGACTTCCCCTGGAACCACCCCCAGTACGCAGAGGTGCCGCTGCACTTGCAGGATCAACTCCGGCACAGTCGAAACTTTTCCGAAATCATTCACGGTGCGGCCTTGCTGTATAATCTGATGCTGGCTGAAAAACTGCCCTCCGAAAAGCTTCAGGACGATTACCGCGACGGCTTGAGCCAGTGGGCGGCCATGATCGACGGGCGAAGAGACGAGCTGGCCACGTGGGACCTTGAAGCACTCTGGTCCATGGCCGAGGCGGACGACCCTCGGGTGCCGGAGCACTCCAAGCGCTTTATCCGAGACTGGCGTCATTTGGTCATGGACAAGGACGATCCGGCCAAGATCATCGAAAATCAGCAGGCTAGGGTTCTGCTCAGCAACCGGGAGCGCTCCCTGAAGAAGAACCTGGCCAGGCTGCATAACCCCCGGGCTCTTGAGCTATGGAGTGGCAAGTCTGGGACGGATCGCCTCGACTTTCGCTGGAAGGTGGTGCAGCAACTGATGGAGGATATCCGCAGGCCTCTTATGGGAGGTGAGGGATATGCTTAA